The Paraburkholderia megapolitana genomic sequence AGGTCAATCGCCAGATCGTTGGAGAAGTAGCTGCGCAAAAAACCGAACATTCAAAATCCTGTCTCGCTGGGGGCCGGGCCTCGCACTGTATGCGTAGGGCGGCAGCGGAAAAAATAGCAGTTTCAGGCTGGCGGGAGCGGCCACGAGAGCACGAAACTGCGGGGGGAATCTACCGGAGGCCGGGGCAGGGCCGCTCAGCGTTTTCTGGGTGCAAGCTGGAAAATGTTCCAGCAGGGCCTTGCCAGCTCGGTCCGGGTTTGGGTCGAACGCGTAATGATACCTTATAATTTTGCTTGTTTTGAAGGAAACGGAGCGCACTTTTTGCCTCTGACGGCCCGCTTTCGAGGGTCGCCTCCAGTGACGTAACCCGCTGTCGCAGCATTGTTTTTCCGCACTGCGGCAGTCCACCTTCCTCTCCGGTGACTGCATGGCTCTGACCCTGACCGATGTTAAACGCATTGCCCACCTCGCGCGGCTCGAACTGGCCGAGGACGAGGCTGGGCATACGCTTGCCCAGCTCAACGACTTCTTCGGTCTCGTCGAGCAGATGCAGGCAGTCGACACGACCGGCATTGCGCCGCTCGCCCATCCGATCGAGCAGATCGAAGACGTCGCGCTGCGTCTGCGTAACGACGCAGTGACGGAAACCGTGCGCCGCGACGACTTCCAGCAGTCCGCGCCGGCTGTGCAGGACGGTCTGTATCTGGTGCCGAGAGTGCTCGAATAGCCGTTTGAATCGGGTATAGCTGTGCGGGCCGCGCGAGCTGCGCGGTTTGCCGGCCAGCCACGCAACAGGACACACATCCGCCACGGCGCACGACGCCGCGGCGTTCTCCGGAAACAATGCAATGCATGAAAAGAGCTTGACCGAACTGCGCGCAGCGCTCGACGCGAAGGAATGCTCCGCGGTCGAACTGGCGCAGCTGTACCTGAAGCGGATCGACGAGGCACGCGGCCTGAACGCGTTCCTGCACGTCGATGCCGACCTCACGCTCGCCCAGGCGAAAGCCGCCGATGCGCGGCTTGCCGCCGGCAATGCGGGCCCGCTGACAGGCCTGCCGATCGCGCACAAGGACGTGTTCGTCACGCGCGACTGGCGCGCAACCGCCGGCTCGAAGATGCTCGAGCACTACACGAGCCCCTTCGATGCAACGGTCGTCGAGCGCCTGGCGCAGGTGGGCATGGTGTGCGTCGGCAAGACGAATATGGACGAGTTCGCGATGGGTTCGTCGAATGAGAACTCGCACTTTGGCCCGGTGCAGAACCCGTGGGATCGCAAGGCTGTGCCGGGCGGGTCGTCGGGTGGCTCGGCGGCAGCGGTGGCCGCGCGTCTCGCACCGGTCGCGACCGGCACCGACACCGGCGGCTCGATCCGCCAGCCCGCATCGTTCACCGGCGTCACGGGTATCAAGCCGACGTACGGCCGCGTGTCGCGCTACGGGATGATCGCG encodes the following:
- the gatC gene encoding Asp-tRNA(Asn)/Glu-tRNA(Gln) amidotransferase subunit GatC translates to MALTLTDVKRIAHLARLELAEDEAGHTLAQLNDFFGLVEQMQAVDTTGIAPLAHPIEQIEDVALRLRNDAVTETVRRDDFQQSAPAVQDGLYLVPRVLE